One window of the Macrobrachium nipponense isolate FS-2020 chromosome 22, ASM1510439v2, whole genome shotgun sequence genome contains the following:
- the LOC135198845 gene encoding LOW QUALITY PROTEIN: fibroin heavy chain-like (The sequence of the model RefSeq protein was modified relative to this genomic sequence to represent the inferred CDS: substituted 1 base at 1 genomic stop codon), translated as MVASSNMKLLILVLVSVAAADRPPSTSYGAPSGGPLGGNGNGYGYGVDPAIAALTENIPGGGVPGEDYPILASVPDTGFSCDEQNVPGYYADTADEAGCQVFHICQDRPNGRRQKDSFLCPNGTIFNQQYLVCDWWFNFDCSTAEDFYSVNELIGVEPYGYGNGNGNGNANNGYGSNGSGNGFGSKSNGRKNGNGASNGYGSNGNSAKNGNGASSGYGSNGNGAKNGNGASNGYGSNGNGAKNGNGASNGYGSNGNGAKNGNGASNGYGSNGNGNGAKNGNGASNGYGSNGNGANNGNGASNGYGSNDNGARNGNGASNEYGSNGNGAKNGNGASNGYGSNGNGAKNGNGASNGYGSNGNGAKNGNGASNGYGSNGNGAKNGNGASNGYGSNGNGAKNGNGASNGYGSNGNGAKNGNGASNGYGSNGNGAKNGNGASNGYGSNGNGAKNGNGASKGYGSNGNGAKNGNGASNGYGSNGNGAKNGNGASNGYGSNGNGAKNGNGASNGYCSNGNGAKNGNGSSNGYGSNGNGLPRIWALMAMVPRMENGASNGYGSNGNGAKNGNGASNGYGSNGNGAKNGNGASNGYGSNGNGAKNGNGASNGYGSNGNGAKNGNGASNGYGSNGNGAKNGNGASNGYGSNGNGAKNGNGASNGYGSNGNGAKNGNGASNGYGNGNGAKNGNGASNGYGSNGNGAKNGNGASNGYGSNGNGAKNGNGASNGYGSNGNGAKNENGASNGYGSNDNGAKNGNGASNGYGSNGNGAKNGNGASNGGKNGNGASNGYGSNGNSAKNGKWSLQWFMVLEXNGATNGNGASNGYGSNGNGANNGNGASNGYGSNGNSATKSNGALNGFSPNGNGASNGYESSETDSDVYGSFDDDASDGAFDAYSTNGNGNNNNNDEYDTSEVSQDLIGTGVYDANSFLPPIDSSSSYIN; from the exons ATGGTGGCATCTTCCAATATGAAGCTTCTCATCTTAG TTTTAGTAAGTGTTGCCGCTGCCGATAGGCCACCGTCCACCAGCTATGGAGCCCCCTCCGGAGGACCACTCGGAGGCAATGGCAACGGCTATGGATATGGAGTAGATCCGGCCATTGCTGCTCTTACTGAGAACATCCCTGGAGGTGGTGTCCCAGGAGAAGATTACCCCATTTTGGCCTCCGTCCCCGACACTGGATTCTCGTGTGATGAGCAGAATGTCCCTGGCTATTACGCCGACACGGCCGATGAAGCCGGCTGCCAAGTCTTCCACATCTGCCAAGATCGTCCCAATGGACGCCGCCAGAAGGACTCTTTCCTCTGCCCCAACGGAACCATCTTTAACCAGCAATACTTGGTGTGCGACTGGTGGTTCAACTTTGACTGCTCTACAGCTGAAGATTTTTATTCCGTGAACGAACTCATTGGAGTTGAACCGTATGGCTATGGTAACGGCAATGGAAATGGCAATGCCAATAATGGCTATGGTTCCAATGGAAGTGGAAACGGATTTGGCTCTAAGAGCAATGGACGAAAAAATGGCAATGGTGCCTCCAATGGATATGGCTCTAATGGCAATAGTGCAAAGAATGGAAATGGAGCTTCCAGTGGTTATGGATCTAATGgcaatggtgcaaagaatggaaaTGGAGCCTCCAATGGATATGGCTCTAATGGTAATGGCGCAAAGAATGGAAATGGAGCCTCCAATGGTTATGGATCTAATGgcaatggtgcaaagaatggaaaTGGTGCCTCCAATGGATATGGCTCTAATGGCAATGGCAATGGCGCAAAGAATGGAAATGGAGCCTCCAATGGTTATGGATCTAATGGCAATGGTGCCAACAACGGAAATGGAGCCTCCAATGGTTATGGATCTAATGACAATGGTGCCAGGAATGGAAATGgagcttccaatgaatatggcTCTAATGgcaatggtgcaaagaatggaaaTGGAGCCTCTAATGGTTACGGATCTAATGgcaatggtgcaaagaatggaaaTGGAGCCTCCAATGGTTACGGATCTAATGGCAATGGTGCTAAGAATGGAAATGGAGCCTCCAATGGTTATGGATCTAATGgcaatggtgcaaagaatggaaaTGGAGCCTCTAATGGTTACGGATCTAATGgcaatggtgcaaagaatggaaaTGGAGCCTCTAATGGTTACGGATCTAATGGCAATGGTGCTAAGAATGGAAATGGAGCCTCCAATGGTTATGGATCTAATGGCAATGGTGCAAAAAATGGAAATGGAGCCTCTAATGGTTACGGATCTAATGGCAATGGTGCTAAGAATGGAAATGGAGCCTCCAAGGGTTATGGATCTAATGgcaatggtgcaaagaatggaaaTGGAGCCTCCAATGGTTACGGATCTAATGgcaatggtgcaaagaatggaaaTGGCGCCTCCAATGGATATGGCTCTAATGgcaatggtgcaaagaatggaaaTGGAGCTTCCAATGGATATTGCTCTAATGgcaatggtgcaaagaatggaaaTGGGAGCTCTAATGGATATGGCTCTAATGgcaatggt CTTCCAAGGATATGGGCTCTAATGGCAATGGTGCCAAGAATGGAAAATGGAGCTTCCAATGGATATGGCTCTAATGgcaatggtgcaaagaatggaaaTGGAGCTTCCAATGGTTATGGATCTAATGGCAATGGTGCCAAGAATGGAAATGGAGCTTCCAATGGATATGGCTCTAATGgcaatggtgcaaagaatggaaaTGGAGCTTCCAATGGATATGGCTCTAATGGCAATGGTGCCAAGAATGGAAATGGAGCTTCCAATGGATATGGCTCTAATGGCAATGGTGCCAAGAATGGAAATGGAGCCTCCAATGGATATGGCTCTAATGGCAATGGTGCTAAGAATGGAAATGGAGCTTCCAATGGATATGGCTCCAATGgcaatggtgcaaagaatggaaaTGGAGCCTCCAATGGTTACGGCAATGgcaatggtgcaaagaatggaaaTGGAGCCTCCAATGGTTACGGATCTAATGgcaatggtgcaaagaatggaaaTGGAGCCTCCAATGGTTACGGATCTAATGgcaatggtgcaaagaatggaaaTGGAGCCTCCAATGGATATGGCTCTAATGGTAATggtgcaaagaatgaaaatggtGCCTCCAATGGATATGGCTCTAATGacaatggtgcaaagaatggaaaTGGTGCTTCCAATGGATATGGCTCTAATGGCAATGGTGCCAAGAATGGAAATGGAGCCTCCAATGGTGGAAAGAATGGAAATGGGGCCTCCAATGGTTATGGATCTAATGGCAATAGTGCAAAGAATGGAAAATGGAGCCTCCAATGGTTTATGGTTCTGGAATGAAATGGGGCTACGAATGGCAATGGAGCTTCCAACGGTTATGGTTCTAACGGCAATGGGGCTAATAATGGTAACGGAGCCTCCAATGGTTATGGCTCTAATGGAAACAGTGCTACAAAGAGTAATGGGGCACTCAATGGCTTCAGTCCTAACGGCAACGGTGCTTCTAATGGATATGAATCCAGCGAAACTGACTCCGATGTATATGGTTCTTTCGATGATGATGCTAGTGATGGAGCTTTTGATGCCTACAGCACTAATGGAaatggcaacaacaacaacaatgatgaaTATGACACCAGTGAAGTCAGCCAGGACCTCATTGGCACTGGGGTCTACGACGCCAACAGCTTTCTCCCACCTATCGATTCCTCTAGTTCTTACATCAACTAA